Below is a genomic region from Methanocalculus alkaliphilus.
CACTTCTTGGTAATGATCATGAGATGGGCTTTAATATGCTCAGGAAAAGCCTCAGCGGGATCAGTCCAAAGACCCTCTCTGAAACCCTGAAACGTCTGGAGGAGAACGGGCTTGTTACCCGGACCGTAGTGGGTACATCCCCTCCAACGGTCAGATATTCTCTTACACCCGAAGGAGCCAGCCTCAGGGAGCTGCTCATCCCGATGCTTCGGTGGGTCGCAGAGCATGGGGGCCATGAAGCGGACTGGTGCCCGGTTCGGTCGCATCCGGGGATAAAGGATTCCTGAAACCAGTCACAGGTTTATTCGCGGTCTCTTCTCC
It encodes:
- a CDS encoding winged helix-turn-helix transcriptional regulator gives rise to the protein MTQENLPQDICFCPLYGLLDVIGKKWALLIIALLGNDHEMGFNMLRKSLSGISPKTLSETLKRLEENGLVTRTVVGTSPPTVRYSLTPEGASLRELLIPMLRWVAEHGGHEADWCPVRSHPGIKDS